The proteins below are encoded in one region of Burkholderiales bacterium:
- a CDS encoding AEC family transporter, with amino-acid sequence MQLFKLDIEVMLPLTLLVAAGAFWPLIFRDAPVAPLRTQLNRLVLYMFYPSILFSVAAITPITTDLLSVPLLVGVGSLLSGAILYPLLYHTRLGKGLKDSTRAILLLGGMFGNTFNIGVPVLTFFYGPDAPRYAVFNDMLMTMPVVWSLGVWISTRLGADDPNIPHESFWRAMLSMPPIWAFILGAGAQQLGWAYVPLVNATRMIGLATIPVILFVLGMTIPWGRLTPRREILAVAAIKLLATPLLVWVAAKLLFHPMGEAQYAAVVEGTTPTMVAALVLADRFHLDHSAAALLIGWSTIFFWVTLPLFVALGLIR; translated from the coding sequence ATGCAACTTTTTAAGCTCGATATCGAGGTGATGCTGCCGCTGACGCTGCTGGTGGCGGCAGGAGCTTTTTGGCCGCTGATTTTTCGCGACGCGCCGGTTGCGCCTCTGCGCACCCAACTCAATCGGCTGGTGCTCTACATGTTTTATCCTTCGATCCTATTTTCCGTCGCTGCAATCACCCCGATTACTACTGATTTGCTTTCTGTTCCCCTTCTAGTGGGGGTAGGTTCACTCCTTTCTGGTGCCATTCTTTACCCGTTGCTTTACCATACCCGCCTGGGAAAGGGACTCAAAGACAGCACTCGGGCGATCCTTTTGCTGGGAGGCATGTTCGGCAACACGTTCAACATCGGCGTTCCGGTGCTTACTTTTTTTTACGGTCCAGATGCACCGCGTTATGCGGTATTCAATGACATGCTGATGACCATGCCCGTCGTCTGGAGCCTGGGTGTGTGGATATCCACCCGATTGGGAGCAGACGATCCGAATATTCCTCATGAATCGTTTTGGCGAGCGATGCTTTCCATGCCACCCATTTGGGCATTTATCTTGGGGGCGGGAGCGCAACAGCTGGGGTGGGCTTATGTGCCGCTTGTCAACGCGACGCGCATGATAGGTCTGGCCACTATTCCGGTGATTCTTTTTGTTTTGGGCATGACCATACCCTGGGGCCGGCTGACCCCGCGCCGGGAAATCCTCGCAGTGGCTGCGATAAAACTACTGGCAACGCCCCTATTGGTATGGGTCGCGGCAAAACTCCTGTTTCACCCCATGGGAGAAGCCCAGTATGCCGCGGTAGTAGAAGGGACCACGCCTACTATGGTGGCGGCGCTGGTGCTTGCCGACCGCTTTCACCTGGACCACTCCGCGGCTGCGCTCCTCATCGGCTGGAGCACCATCTTCTTCTGGGTTACGCTGCCGCTTTTCGTGGCATTGGGGTTGATCCGTTAA
- a CDS encoding CBS domain-containing protein, with amino-acid sequence MKTVKQILQSKARRILSIAPDATVYDALKLMAVEEVGALLVIDADKLVGIISERDYARKVILHGKSSKEIHVSDIMTGRIVYVTTAQTVDECMALMTDKRVRHLPVYEDNLLVGVVSIGDLVKEAISEREYIIKQLESYIMG; translated from the coding sequence ATGAAAACCGTAAAACAAATTTTGCAGAGCAAAGCACGCCGTATCCTTTCCATTGCGCCGGACGCCACGGTTTATGATGCGCTGAAGCTGATGGCGGTAGAAGAAGTCGGAGCGCTGCTGGTGATTGACGCCGACAAACTGGTGGGAATCATTTCCGAGCGCGACTATGCGCGCAAAGTGATTCTGCACGGCAAATCGTCCAAGGAAATCCACGTCAGCGATATCATGACCGGCAGAATCGTTTACGTGACGACAGCGCAAACCGTGGACGAGTGCATGGCGTTGATGACCGACAAGCGGGTCCGGCATCTGCCGGTCTACGAAGATAATTTGCTGGTCGGGGTGGTATCCATCGGCGACTTGGTGAAGGAAGCGATATCTGAACGCGAATACATCATTAAGCAACTCGAAAGCTACATAATGGGATGA
- a CDS encoding amidase has product MKDIFRLGVREAEEAITTRHTTSTAYTRSCIQRVLEKENIVQAWQWFDAERALELAAAADKKLDAGNTGPLHGLPVGIKDIFDTRNIPTEMGSPLFKGNVPKASARVVEKLEQAGGFVMGKTVTAEFAFLSPGKTSNPWNPAHSPGGSSSGSAAAVAAGFVPVALGTQTNGSIIRPAAFCGVVGFKPSQGTISNHGTLDYSPTLDQTGVFTRNVRDAAWVTSCIAEAQNPIRRDIIALGKVPKVAAVRSPAWTRAEEAQHRFFADNLRKLSEASAEVVEMELPATFNQAHPCLRHIMAYEAARFFREVQIRNREKISAVLNAFLDEGSGISDSVHQDALRLRSQLQEDLSSFLKVFDAILTPPSNGEAPATLENTGDPSFCTIWTLCGVPAITIPTGLGPQGLPLGLQIVGAYQDDDKLLAIANWCEGRLPFSGLFG; this is encoded by the coding sequence ATGAAGGATATTTTTCGTCTGGGCGTGCGCGAAGCCGAGGAGGCGATCACAACACGTCATACCACCAGCACTGCTTATACCCGCTCTTGCATTCAGCGCGTCCTGGAAAAAGAAAACATTGTTCAGGCGTGGCAGTGGTTTGATGCCGAGCGCGCGCTCGAACTGGCGGCGGCGGCGGATAAAAAACTTGACGCAGGAAATACGGGACCGCTCCACGGCTTGCCTGTCGGCATTAAGGATATTTTCGATACCCGCAACATTCCTACTGAAATGGGCTCGCCGCTGTTCAAGGGCAATGTCCCCAAAGCCTCCGCCCGAGTCGTGGAAAAACTCGAGCAGGCTGGCGGCTTTGTAATGGGCAAGACCGTGACGGCGGAGTTTGCTTTTCTCAGTCCGGGCAAGACCAGTAATCCCTGGAATCCCGCCCATTCCCCGGGCGGCTCTTCCAGCGGCTCCGCCGCCGCCGTCGCGGCCGGCTTCGTGCCCGTGGCGCTGGGGACGCAGACCAACGGCTCGATCATTCGCCCCGCCGCGTTTTGTGGAGTAGTGGGATTCAAACCCAGTCAAGGCACGATTTCCAATCACGGCACTCTGGATTACAGTCCTACCTTGGATCAGACCGGCGTGTTCACGCGCAACGTCAGGGATGCGGCGTGGGTGACTTCCTGCATCGCGGAAGCGCAAAATCCCATCCGCCGAGACATCATTGCGCTAGGCAAAGTACCCAAAGTAGCAGCAGTACGCTCACCGGCATGGACGCGTGCTGAGGAAGCGCAGCACAGATTCTTCGCCGATAATCTGAGAAAGCTGAGTGAAGCGAGCGCGGAGGTCGTGGAAATGGAGCTTCCTGCCACTTTCAATCAAGCCCACCCATGCCTTCGGCACATCATGGCTTATGAGGCGGCGCGATTCTTTCGGGAAGTTCAAATTCGAAACCGTGAAAAAATCAGCGCAGTTCTTAACGCGTTTCTCGATGAAGGGAGTGGTATTTCGGATTCCGTGCATCAGGATGCGCTGCGCTTGCGCAGTCAACTTCAGGAGGATCTTTCTTCTTTCCTGAAAGTATTTGACGCAATCCTTACGCCGCCTTCGAACGGAGAGGCGCCCGCCACGCTGGAGAACACAGGCGACCCGTCCTTTTGCACCATCTGGACCTTATGCGGCGTGCCTGCTATCACGATTCCCACCGGACTGGGCCCCCAAGGACTGCCGCTGGGCTTGCAGATTGTCGGCGCCTATCAAGATGACGACAAACTGCTTGCCATTGCGAACTGGTGCGAGGGGCGGCTGCCATTTTCCGGATTGTTCGGCTAG
- a CDS encoding amidase, with amino-acid sequence MTEIMPEILTERARALTRLGATEAAAAIRDGQITSEELVDACLAWIDEVEQSVQAWAFLEAKHALEQARAADETRRRGKPVGALHGVPVGIKDNIDTADMPTEDGTPLHAGRRPRKDATVVSLLRRAGAVILGKTVTTELAVYAPGKTRNPHDPTRTPGGSSSGSAAAVAAQMVPLAIGSQTNGSVIRPASYCGIVGYKPTHGLISRGGILRQSRVLDQVGVFARSLADAALLAQELMAFDSSDPDLRPCASPRLLDFVTRPLPLPPRFAFVKTPMWDQASADTQAAFAELVESLGNQVTEVTLPEPFADAVTLHRLIMEADLALSFAPEYQHGAAQLSATLRQMIERGQRHLAVDYNRAVARIPIFNAALDDVFHEFHAIVTPATIGEAPRGLETTGNPVFCTLWTLCGLPTIAVPIMQGAEGLPLGVQLVGPRGDDARLLQCARWLENHVAGESSD; translated from the coding sequence ATGACTGAAATCATGCCCGAGATACTCACCGAGCGCGCGCGCGCGCTGACCCGGCTCGGGGCGACCGAGGCGGCGGCAGCGATCCGCGACGGTCAGATCACGTCCGAGGAGCTGGTGGACGCGTGTCTAGCCTGGATCGACGAGGTGGAGCAGAGCGTTCAGGCCTGGGCGTTTCTGGAGGCAAAGCATGCGCTGGAGCAGGCGCGGGCAGCGGATGAAACGCGGCGCCGGGGAAAACCCGTGGGCGCGCTGCACGGGGTTCCCGTCGGAATAAAGGACAACATCGACACGGCGGACATGCCCACGGAAGATGGCACGCCTCTGCATGCCGGGAGGCGGCCAAGGAAAGACGCAACTGTGGTGTCCCTGCTGCGGAGGGCGGGGGCAGTCATTCTGGGCAAGACCGTAACTACCGAGCTTGCGGTCTATGCTCCCGGCAAAACGCGTAATCCGCACGATCCCACGCGCACGCCCGGTGGATCATCGAGCGGCTCGGCCGCGGCGGTTGCGGCGCAGATGGTGCCACTCGCAATCGGCTCGCAAACCAACGGTTCGGTCATCCGCCCGGCGTCGTACTGCGGCATCGTGGGTTACAAGCCAACACACGGGTTGATTTCCCGCGGCGGGATACTGCGCCAATCACGCGTTCTCGATCAAGTCGGTGTCTTCGCGCGTTCGCTGGCCGATGCGGCACTGTTGGCGCAGGAGCTCATGGCGTTCGATTCTTCGGATCCGGATTTGCGACCCTGCGCTTCCCCGCGACTGCTCGATTTCGTTACCCGCCCGCTTCCACTTCCTCCACGTTTCGCGTTTGTCAAGACACCGATGTGGGATCAGGCTTCCGCCGATACACAGGCGGCCTTCGCAGAGCTGGTCGAATCTCTCGGCAACCAGGTTACAGAAGTGACGCTGCCGGAGCCGTTCGCCGACGCCGTCACGCTCCATCGGCTGATCATGGAAGCCGACCTTGCTCTGAGTTTTGCGCCAGAATACCAACACGGCGCGGCGCAGCTCAGCGCCACCCTGCGCCAGATGATCGAGCGCGGACAGCGCCACTTGGCGGTGGACTACAACCGTGCGGTGGCGCGCATTCCGATCTTCAATGCAGCGCTGGACGACGTGTTTCACGAATTCCACGCCATCGTCACGCCTGCGACGATTGGCGAAGCACCACGCGGGCTTGAAACGACCGGAAACCCGGTCTTCTGCACGCTATGGACTCTGTGCGGACTGCCCACCATCGCCGTGCCCATCATGCAGGGTGCAGAAGGCCTGCCGCTGGGAGTTCAGCTAGTCGGCCCGCGCGGTGATGACGCGCGACTGCTGCAGTGTGCGCGCTGGCTGGAAAATCATGTGGCTGGAGAGAGTTCCGATTAG
- a CDS encoding D-glycerate dehydrogenase, whose protein sequence is MKPKILVTREVFDEVLEHLKQHFEVDANQDDVQLDEATLAQRLSGKNGVMTAITDRVDEKLLSRCPGLEAVCNIAVGYNNIDLAACTAHGVMATNTPGVLDETTADFTWALILAASRRLTEAEAYLRSGQWKRWQLKQIMGTDVHHKTLGILGLGRIGQAVARRACGFDMTVIYHNRERLRENIERSACAKHVSFGELLKQSDILTLHLPYSAATHHIIGRKELAQMKPEAILINAARGGIVDDEALVEMLSTGKIAAAGLDVYENEPKLNPGFLRLKNVVLAPHIASSSRATRLAMAMKAAENLVAALTNGNPPNLLNPEVLSGR, encoded by the coding sequence ATGAAACCAAAAATTCTGGTCACGAGAGAGGTGTTTGATGAAGTGCTGGAGCATTTGAAACAGCATTTCGAAGTGGACGCCAACCAGGACGATGTACAGCTTGACGAGGCGACGCTGGCTCAAAGGCTTTCCGGCAAGAACGGCGTGATGACGGCCATTACCGACCGCGTGGACGAGAAGCTGCTCTCGCGCTGCCCCGGGCTCGAGGCCGTCTGCAATATTGCCGTGGGTTACAACAATATTGATCTGGCTGCATGCACTGCGCACGGTGTCATGGCCACCAACACGCCGGGAGTGCTGGATGAGACTACGGCTGATTTCACATGGGCCCTGATTCTCGCGGCGTCCCGGCGGCTTACTGAAGCCGAGGCTTACTTGCGCAGCGGCCAATGGAAACGCTGGCAGTTGAAACAGATTATGGGCACCGATGTTCATCATAAAACTTTGGGCATTCTGGGCCTCGGGCGCATCGGACAGGCAGTGGCAAGACGGGCATGCGGATTTGACATGACGGTGATCTACCATAATCGCGAACGTTTGCGCGAAAACATTGAACGCAGCGCCTGCGCGAAGCATGTCAGCTTTGGAGAATTGCTCAAACAATCCGACATTCTTACTTTGCACCTGCCTTATTCGGCGGCGACCCATCACATCATTGGAAGAAAAGAACTGGCTCAGATGAAACCGGAAGCGATTCTAATCAACGCGGCGCGCGGCGGCATCGTGGATGACGAAGCGCTAGTTGAAATGCTGTCCACCGGAAAAATTGCAGCGGCGGGACTCGACGTTTACGAAAACGAGCCCAAACTGAATCCCGGATTTCTCAGGCTCAAAAACGTGGTGCTTGCGCCGCACATTGCGAGCTCCTCGCGAGCTACGCGGCTGGCGATGGCGATGAAAGCCGCAGAAAATCTGGTAGCCGCTTTGACTAACGGCAATCCGCCCAATCTTCTCAATCCCGAAGTCCTGTCGGGGCGATGA
- a CDS encoding class II glutamine amidotransferase produces the protein MCQLLGMNCNVPTDICFSFEGFHSRGGGTDHHGDGWGIAFFEGAGCRLFLDSKPAAKSPVADLVRKYPIHSLNVIAHIRKATRGAVCLQNTHPFMREMWGRYWIFAHNGTLKDFYCPLNGNYRPVGTTDSEHAFCFMLETLRTLFPNGQPRAESLYNTVKNVTRDLAHHGVFNYLLSNGEYLFAHCADKLSYVLRHAPFGRAHLKDQDITVDFSRLTTPNDKVAVIATLPLTDDETWTTMAPGELLMFRDGEPSAST, from the coding sequence ATGTGCCAGTTGCTGGGCATGAATTGCAACGTGCCTACCGACATATGTTTTTCTTTCGAGGGATTTCACTCCCGCGGTGGCGGAACGGACCACCATGGCGACGGCTGGGGAATCGCTTTTTTTGAGGGTGCGGGCTGTAGGCTGTTTCTTGATTCCAAGCCCGCGGCGAAATCACCGGTAGCGGATCTGGTGCGTAAATATCCCATTCACTCGCTCAACGTAATCGCGCACATCCGCAAGGCCACGCGCGGCGCGGTGTGTCTGCAGAACACTCACCCCTTCATGCGTGAAATGTGGGGGCGCTATTGGATCTTCGCGCACAACGGCACGCTCAAGGACTTTTATTGCCCGCTGAACGGAAATTACCGCCCTGTCGGCACGACTGACAGCGAGCATGCTTTCTGTTTCATGCTCGAGACCTTGCGCACTTTGTTCCCAAATGGACAACCGCGCGCTGAATCTCTTTATAACACGGTCAAGAACGTGACTCGCGACTTGGCGCACCACGGTGTGTTCAATTACCTGCTTTCCAACGGCGAATATCTTTTTGCCCACTGCGCTGATAAGCTTTCCTATGTACTGCGCCATGCGCCGTTTGGCCGTGCACACTTGAAGGACCAGGATATCACTGTGGATTTCAGCCGGCTCACCACGCCAAATGACAAGGTGGCGGTGATCGCTACATTGCCGCTAACCGACGACGAGACCTGGACCACAATGGCCCCTGGCGAGCTCCTGATGTTCAGGGACGGCGAGCCCTCGGCTAGTACTTGA
- a CDS encoding TRAP transporter large permease subunit has product MTSPDVALLMVGIFVVTIMLGFPIWVTLMAMGVFFGYWAMGDRIFFLLTQNTFSILSNDVLTAVPLFLFMGYIVERANILDRLFFSIQIAARRVPGSMAVATLLTCAFFATATGIVGAVVTLMGLLAFPAMLKAGYDTKLAAGVVCAGGTLGILIPPSILLIVYAATAGISVVQLYAGAFIPGFVLAGFYCLYVIGRVILNPSLAPDLPKEQTDVPFQKVVVALLTSFFPLAVLIMSVLGAIVFGLATPSEAASVGALGSVILAAGYRAIDYQRLKEAVYLTARTTAMVTFLFVGSWTFASVFAYLGGQDLVMHAIGNMHLTRVQFLLLSQFIIFLLGWPLEWTEIIIIFVPIFLPLLPVFGVDPLVFGILVALNIQTSFNTPPMAMSAYYLKGVAPPHVRLTQIFAGALPYVFMVFITMALLYVFPDMAKWLPRVMYH; this is encoded by the coding sequence ATGACGAGCCCGGATGTCGCCTTACTGATGGTGGGCATTTTCGTAGTCACGATCATGCTCGGATTCCCGATCTGGGTCACGCTCATGGCGATGGGCGTGTTCTTCGGCTACTGGGCGATGGGCGACCGGATCTTCTTTCTTCTCACCCAGAACACCTTCAGCATCCTCAGCAACGATGTTCTCACCGCCGTCCCGCTGTTTCTGTTCATGGGTTACATCGTGGAACGGGCGAACATACTGGATCGATTGTTCTTCAGTATTCAGATCGCAGCTAGAAGGGTTCCGGGCTCGATGGCGGTGGCGACCCTGCTTACCTGCGCCTTTTTTGCGACCGCCACAGGGATCGTAGGCGCGGTAGTCACCTTGATGGGGTTGCTCGCATTTCCGGCCATGCTCAAAGCAGGCTACGACACCAAGCTTGCCGCAGGGGTGGTTTGCGCCGGCGGGACCCTCGGGATCTTGATCCCTCCAAGTATTTTGCTCATCGTCTACGCGGCGACGGCGGGCATCTCGGTGGTGCAGCTCTACGCAGGGGCGTTCATCCCGGGCTTCGTGCTCGCCGGCTTCTATTGCCTGTACGTAATTGGACGGGTGATTCTCAACCCGTCGCTTGCCCCCGATTTGCCTAAGGAGCAGACGGACGTCCCGTTTCAAAAGGTTGTGGTCGCACTGCTCACCTCGTTCTTTCCGCTCGCGGTGCTCATCATGTCGGTGCTGGGCGCGATTGTGTTCGGCCTCGCGACGCCCAGCGAGGCGGCATCGGTAGGCGCCCTCGGAAGCGTAATCCTAGCCGCCGGCTACCGCGCGATCGACTACCAGCGCCTCAAAGAGGCGGTCTACCTCACGGCGCGCACCACGGCGATGGTTACCTTCCTGTTCGTGGGTTCCTGGACTTTCGCCTCCGTCTTCGCCTACCTCGGCGGACAAGATCTCGTCATGCACGCGATTGGGAACATGCACCTCACGCGTGTACAGTTCCTGCTTCTCTCCCAGTTCATCATCTTCCTCCTCGGCTGGCCACTAGAGTGGACGGAAATCATCATCATCTTTGTTCCCATTTTCCTGCCGCTGCTTCCGGTGTTCGGTGTCGATCCCCTGGTGTTCGGCATCTTGGTTGCGCTCAACATTCAGACCTCATTCAACACGCCGCCAATGGCGATGTCTGCCTACTATTTGAAGGGGGTCGCACCGCCGCACGTGCGGCTGACCCAGATATTCGCGGGTGCGCTGCCGTACGTCTTTATGGTCTTCATCACGATGGCGCTGCTGTACGTGTTCCCGGACATGGCGAAGTGGCTTCCCAGGGTGATGTACCATTAG
- a CDS encoding molybdopterin-binding protein — MTQLGAIIIGDEIISGKRQDQHFAQVVHALNKRELGLSWCEYLGDDPQLITSTLRRTLATEDIVFCFGGIGATPDDHTRRCAAEAAGVELYRHPDALAELVAQFGDAAYPKRVLMADLPRGSRIIPNPYNRVAGFSVKHHHFLPGFPQMAWPMLEWVLDTHYRHLQYLGRGAEQAIIVPGAMESVLLDLMNDCVARFPELKLFSLPHLAPGERWIEIGVRGDKQQVPQAMRLLKDGVTALGFKWEKGQSGG, encoded by the coding sequence ATGACGCAGCTTGGCGCCATTATCATCGGCGACGAGATTATTAGCGGCAAGCGCCAGGACCAGCATTTTGCTCAAGTCGTTCACGCGCTCAACAAGCGGGAGTTGGGACTTAGCTGGTGCGAATATCTCGGGGATGACCCGCAGCTAATCACATCCACCTTGCGGCGGACCCTCGCCACGGAGGATATCGTTTTTTGCTTTGGCGGCATCGGCGCCACACCCGATGATCACACCCGGCGCTGCGCGGCGGAGGCCGCAGGTGTGGAACTGTACCGCCATCCCGACGCGCTTGCAGAATTGGTGGCACAGTTTGGCGACGCCGCGTATCCCAAACGGGTATTGATGGCAGACTTGCCTCGAGGCAGCCGCATCATTCCCAATCCCTACAACCGCGTGGCCGGTTTCAGCGTGAAGCATCATCATTTTCTCCCCGGATTTCCGCAAATGGCATGGCCGATGCTGGAGTGGGTACTGGATACGCATTACCGCCACCTGCAGTATTTGGGGCGCGGCGCGGAGCAAGCGATCATCGTGCCGGGCGCGATGGAAAGCGTGCTCCTGGATCTGATGAATGACTGCGTGGCGCGCTTTCCAGAACTCAAGTTATTCAGTCTGCCGCATCTTGCGCCGGGTGAGCGCTGGATCGAAATCGGCGTGCGCGGGGACAAGCAGCAGGTGCCGCAAGCGATGCGGCTTCTAAAAGACGGCGTAACGGCGCTGGGCTTCAAATGGGAAAAAGGGCAAAGCGGCGGCTGA
- a CDS encoding TRAP transporter small permease subunit, translating into MQSFILNIDRWNTAVGKAFGWYILILTFGESYEVFVRYLLNDPTTWAYDVSYNMYGALFFMAGAYTLARHGHVRVDVVYRLWRPRVQAGIDLVLYIAFFFPGVIALIYAGSQYASESWRYHEVAVSSPADIPIFPLKTLIPAGGVLLFVQGLAEVARCVLCLRDGQWPPRLHDVEELETAILHEQEAIREHGLRGTEAKS; encoded by the coding sequence ATGCAATCCTTCATTCTGAATATTGACCGCTGGAATACCGCGGTCGGCAAGGCGTTCGGCTGGTATATTCTCATTCTGACCTTCGGCGAATCCTACGAGGTCTTTGTGCGCTACCTGCTGAACGACCCCACCACCTGGGCGTACGATGTTTCCTACAACATGTACGGGGCGCTGTTCTTCATGGCAGGCGCATACACCCTCGCGCGCCACGGCCACGTCCGCGTCGATGTGGTTTACCGGCTGTGGCGGCCGCGGGTGCAAGCAGGAATCGATCTCGTTCTGTACATCGCCTTCTTTTTCCCGGGCGTCATAGCCCTCATATACGCGGGCTCCCAGTACGCATCGGAGTCCTGGCGCTACCACGAGGTGGCCGTGTCCAGCCCTGCCGATATCCCGATCTTTCCCCTGAAAACGCTGATCCCCGCGGGTGGCGTCTTGCTGTTCGTGCAGGGTCTAGCCGAGGTGGCGAGGTGCGTGCTCTGCCTGCGAGACGGACAGTGGCCACCGCGACTGCATGACGTCGAAGAGCTGGAGACCGCCATCTTGCATGAACAGGAGGCAATCAGGGAACACGGATTGCGCGGCACGGAAGCGAAGTCGTAG
- a CDS encoding 2-hydroxy-3-oxopropionate reductase, with translation MKVGFVGLGIMGKPMALNLIKGGHSLSVYARRAESMKPLKDAGAIACGSPKEVAEKSEVTIVIVSDTTDVEEVVLATNGLIHGAKPGSVVVDMSTISPVATRAMAEKLLEKGVEMLDAPVSGGDIGAINATLSIMCGGKPEVFARVKPLFECLGKNIVLTGGNGAGQVTKACNQIVVALTIEAVGEALTFARKNGVDAAKVRDALLGGFANSKILEVHGKRMLDNVFKPGFKVRLHQKDMRIVMETAHKLGLGLPGAALVTQHMNALMGSGDGELDSAALVKVVERMSQ, from the coding sequence ATGAAAGTCGGTTTTGTAGGCTTAGGCATCATGGGTAAACCCATGGCGCTCAATCTCATCAAAGGCGGCCACTCGCTTTCAGTTTATGCGCGTCGCGCGGAATCCATGAAACCTTTGAAAGACGCGGGGGCCATAGCGTGCGGCTCACCCAAGGAAGTGGCGGAAAAATCCGAAGTCACGATAGTTATTGTCTCCGACACGACCGACGTAGAGGAGGTCGTATTGGCGACAAACGGTTTAATCCATGGCGCAAAGCCGGGCTCAGTAGTAGTGGACATGAGCACAATTTCTCCTGTCGCAACGCGGGCGATGGCGGAAAAACTTTTAGAGAAAGGCGTGGAAATGCTCGATGCACCGGTTTCGGGGGGCGATATCGGCGCGATCAATGCCACGCTCTCGATCATGTGCGGCGGCAAGCCGGAGGTATTTGCCCGCGTCAAGCCGCTATTCGAATGCCTGGGGAAGAACATCGTGCTCACCGGCGGCAACGGAGCCGGACAGGTGACCAAGGCGTGCAATCAAATCGTAGTGGCTTTAACCATCGAAGCGGTGGGCGAGGCGCTCACCTTTGCGCGCAAGAACGGCGTCGACGCGGCCAAGGTTCGCGACGCGCTGTTGGGCGGTTTCGCCAACAGCAAAATTTTGGAAGTGCATGGCAAGCGCATGCTGGATAACGTGTTCAAGCCCGGCTTTAAGGTGAGGCTGCATCAAAAGGACATGCGCATCGTCATGGAAACCGCGCATAAGCTGGGCTTGGGGCTCCCCGGCGCGGCTTTAGTCACTCAACACATGAATGCACTTATGGGCAGCGGCGATGGCGAACTCGATTCCGCCGCGCTGGTCAAGGTGGTCGAACGGATGTCCCAATAA